A DNA window from Cobetia marina contains the following coding sequences:
- the pheT gene encoding phenylalanine--tRNA ligase subunit beta translates to MKFSEQWLREWVSPELNTQQLADQVTMAGLEVDGIEPVAGEFTGVVVAEVKDKQPHPEADRLNVCQVDDGSGELVQVVCGAPNVAAGQKVLFAQVGAKLPGDFKIRKAKLRGVESRGMICGASELGLEAEASDGIMVLAADAPVGRDARDFLNLDDSAIEVDLTPNRGDCLSVKGLAREVGVLNRLAVTAPSIEPVAAQIDDTFPVTVSAPQACPRYLGRVVRDVNVAATTPLWLEERLRRSGIRSIDPVVDVTNYVLLELGQPMHAFDLARLNGGIEVRMAAAEEPLTLLDGQEVALRDDTLVIADEKGPLAIAGVMGGEGSGVNGETRDIFFESAFFAPLSVAGKARSYGLHTDSSHRFERGVDAQLQRDAIERATALLLEITGGKPGPIIEVASDAALPKAAVVSLSGASVERTLGMALPDAEIVEILERLGMQVVADGESQWQVTVPSWRFDVSIEADLIEELARIHGYNNLPVSRPNARLAPAVANETTQPLTSLRRQLVARGYQEAISYSFVAPELQKTLDPHGVAPALANPISSDMAVMRSSLLPGLVKALSHNLNRQQSRVRLFETGLVFRGELDSLEQTPMIGGLITGARLPEGWNGGRDKVDFFDLKGDVEALLALGGNLDAWRFEAAEHPALHPGQSAQLFFNGEPAGWMGALHPAARAELGLKVEVFVFEITLAAACAGRLPHFAPLSKYPEVRRDLAFVVEEGVHVQSLLDAIRSQAGEWLTDLRLFDVYQGQGVADGHKSLALGLTWQHPSRTLNDEEINQLVDAIVADGHTRFGAALRA, encoded by the coding sequence ATGAAATTTTCCGAACAGTGGCTGCGTGAGTGGGTGTCGCCGGAACTGAACACCCAGCAGCTGGCCGATCAGGTCACCATGGCCGGTCTGGAAGTCGATGGTATCGAGCCCGTCGCCGGTGAGTTCACCGGTGTTGTCGTGGCCGAGGTCAAGGACAAGCAACCGCATCCGGAGGCTGATCGCCTCAACGTCTGTCAGGTGGATGATGGCAGTGGTGAGCTGGTGCAGGTCGTGTGTGGCGCGCCGAATGTCGCCGCCGGTCAGAAGGTGCTCTTCGCCCAAGTCGGCGCGAAGCTTCCGGGTGACTTCAAGATTCGCAAGGCCAAGCTGCGCGGTGTCGAATCCCGCGGCATGATCTGCGGTGCCTCCGAGCTGGGGCTGGAGGCGGAAGCCTCCGACGGCATCATGGTGCTGGCCGCGGATGCGCCGGTGGGCCGTGATGCCCGTGACTTCCTGAACCTCGACGACAGCGCCATCGAGGTCGATCTGACTCCGAACCGCGGTGACTGCCTGAGCGTCAAGGGCCTGGCACGCGAAGTCGGTGTGCTCAATCGTCTTGCCGTCACGGCACCGAGCATCGAGCCGGTCGCGGCCCAGATCGACGACACCTTCCCGGTCACCGTCAGTGCGCCGCAGGCCTGCCCGCGCTATCTGGGGCGTGTGGTGCGCGACGTCAATGTCGCCGCGACCACCCCGCTATGGCTCGAGGAGCGTCTGCGCCGCAGTGGTATCCGCAGCATCGACCCCGTCGTCGACGTCACCAACTACGTGCTGCTGGAGCTCGGTCAGCCGATGCACGCCTTCGATCTGGCGCGCCTGAACGGTGGCATCGAGGTGCGCATGGCGGCCGCTGAAGAGCCGCTGACGCTGCTCGACGGTCAGGAAGTCGCGCTACGTGACGACACCCTGGTCATCGCCGACGAGAAGGGCCCGCTGGCCATCGCTGGCGTGATGGGCGGCGAAGGCAGTGGCGTGAACGGCGAGACGCGCGACATCTTCTTCGAGTCGGCCTTCTTCGCGCCGTTGAGCGTGGCTGGCAAGGCGCGCAGCTATGGCCTGCACACCGACAGCTCGCATCGTTTCGAGCGGGGTGTGGACGCGCAGCTGCAGCGTGATGCCATCGAGCGGGCGACGGCTCTGCTGCTCGAGATCACCGGCGGCAAGCCGGGCCCGATCATCGAGGTCGCAAGCGACGCAGCGCTGCCCAAGGCCGCCGTCGTCAGCCTGAGCGGCGCCAGTGTCGAGCGCACGCTGGGCATGGCATTGCCGGATGCCGAGATCGTCGAGATCCTCGAGCGTCTGGGCATGCAGGTCGTGGCCGATGGCGAGAGCCAGTGGCAGGTGACGGTGCCGAGCTGGCGTTTCGATGTCAGCATCGAGGCTGACCTGATCGAGGAGCTGGCGCGCATCCACGGCTACAACAATCTGCCGGTCAGCCGCCCGAACGCGCGCCTGGCACCGGCCGTGGCCAATGAGACCACCCAGCCGCTGACCAGCCTGCGTCGTCAGCTGGTGGCGCGGGGCTATCAGGAAGCGATCAGCTACAGCTTCGTGGCGCCTGAGCTGCAGAAGACGCTGGACCCGCACGGAGTGGCGCCGGCACTGGCCAACCCGATTTCCAGCGACATGGCCGTGATGCGCAGCTCGCTGCTGCCGGGGCTGGTCAAGGCACTGAGTCACAACCTCAATCGTCAGCAGTCGCGCGTGCGCCTGTTCGAGACCGGGCTTGTGTTCCGTGGTGAGCTGGACTCCCTCGAGCAGACACCGATGATCGGTGGCCTGATCACCGGCGCACGTCTGCCGGAAGGCTGGAATGGCGGTCGTGACAAGGTCGACTTCTTCGATCTCAAGGGCGATGTCGAGGCACTGCTGGCACTGGGCGGCAACCTGGATGCCTGGCGTTTCGAGGCTGCCGAGCATCCGGCGCTTCATCCGGGTCAGTCCGCTCAGCTGTTCTTCAACGGCGAGCCGGCAGGCTGGATGGGGGCTTTGCACCCGGCAGCGCGTGCCGAACTCGGCCTGAAGGTCGAGGTGTTCGTGTTCGAGATCACGCTGGCCGCTGCCTGTGCGGGCCGTCTGCCGCACTTTGCACCGCTCTCCAAGTATCCGGAAGTGCGTCGTGACCTGGCCTTCGTGGTCGAAGAGGGCGTGCACGTGCAGTCGCTGCTCGACGCCATCCGCTCGCAAGCCGGGGAATGGCTGACGGATCTGCGCCTGTTTGACGTCTATCAGGGCCAGGGGGTAGCCGATGGTCACAAGTCGCTCGCTCTGGGCTTGACCTGGCAGCATCCTTCGCGCACGCTGAATGATGAGGAAATCAATCAGTTAGTCGATGCGATCGTCGCCGATGGCCACACACGTTTCGGGGCGGCGCTGAGAGCATGA
- the ihfA gene encoding integration host factor subunit alpha, whose protein sequence is MGALTKAELAEHLHAELGMSKREAKSMVEVFFDEIRGCLRENEQVKLSGFGNFDLRDKRERPGRNPKTGEEIPISARRVVTFRPGQKLKARVDEYDGEGHTHQRLEEHDDHDDHHDDDDH, encoded by the coding sequence ATGGGAGCGTTGACCAAGGCGGAACTCGCCGAGCATCTCCATGCAGAGCTTGGCATGTCCAAGCGCGAAGCCAAGTCGATGGTCGAAGTCTTCTTCGATGAGATTCGTGGCTGCCTGCGTGAGAACGAACAGGTGAAGCTGTCCGGTTTCGGCAACTTCGATCTGCGTGACAAACGCGAGCGTCCGGGGCGCAATCCCAAGACAGGCGAGGAGATTCCGATCTCCGCGCGTCGCGTGGTGACCTTCCGTCCTGGCCAGAAACTCAAGGCTCGGGTGGATGAGTACGATGGCGAAGGCCATACCCATCAGCGCCTTGAGGAGCATGACGACCACGATGATCATCATGATGACGATGATCACTGA
- a CDS encoding TrkH family potassium uptake protein, with protein sequence MRQRYRRYLRPLTRGPRGPIIHLSPPEILLGGFLGLSMLGACLLKLPGMHQEGLSWLSALFTATSAVTVTGLSVTPLSEFTFAGQAVVLVLIQLGGLGFMTIAALSLVMLGQRLPMHQTSLLREALNRSSSREIGRLLRVITAFAVTLELGGALLLALEWMPRHGWGRGMWLSLFHSVSAFNNAGFTLWPDSLLRESRNPLVASVISLLFMTGGIGFAVIGELRERRREHGWRVLLHPSRFSVQTRLVLEATIALNLLSLVVILALEWGNPDTLAGMRDHGERFISAAFMAVTPRTAGFSMFDTSAMTQASTLWTMAMMFIGGGSGSTASGIKITTFVVLLLTTRAFLRQRHSPTLHGRRIGDETVFKAIAVALAGMLLIFSMLFGLTITDPDHDFRSLAFETVSAFGTVGLSLGVTPELSAPGQWLIIITMLLGRTGPLALGYLLATRSRPGVSYARTELSIG encoded by the coding sequence GTGAGGCAGCGCTACCGACGCTATCTTCGCCCCCTGACCCGTGGCCCACGTGGCCCCATCATCCACCTGTCGCCTCCGGAGATCCTGCTGGGCGGCTTTCTGGGACTCAGCATGCTGGGGGCCTGCCTGCTGAAACTGCCAGGCATGCATCAGGAGGGCCTCAGCTGGCTGTCGGCACTGTTTACCGCCACCTCGGCGGTGACCGTCACCGGGCTTTCCGTCACCCCGCTCAGCGAGTTCACCTTCGCCGGGCAGGCCGTCGTGCTAGTATTGATCCAGCTGGGCGGCCTCGGTTTCATGACCATCGCCGCCCTGTCACTGGTGATGCTGGGGCAACGACTGCCGATGCATCAGACCAGCCTGCTGCGTGAAGCGCTCAACCGCAGCAGCTCACGCGAGATCGGCCGACTGCTCAGGGTCATCACCGCCTTTGCGGTGACACTTGAACTGGGCGGCGCTCTGCTGCTGGCGCTCGAATGGATGCCACGCCATGGTTGGGGACGCGGCATGTGGCTGAGCCTCTTCCACTCGGTCTCGGCCTTCAACAATGCCGGCTTCACCCTGTGGCCGGACAGCCTGTTGCGCGAATCCCGCAACCCGCTGGTCGCAAGCGTCATCAGCCTGCTCTTCATGACGGGTGGCATCGGCTTTGCCGTGATCGGCGAACTGCGCGAGCGCAGGCGTGAGCATGGGTGGCGCGTGCTGCTGCACCCCTCACGCTTCTCCGTACAGACACGCCTGGTGCTGGAAGCCACCATCGCACTCAACCTGTTGAGCCTGGTGGTGATACTGGCGCTTGAATGGGGCAACCCCGATACCCTGGCAGGCATGCGTGATCATGGCGAACGCTTCATCTCAGCAGCCTTCATGGCAGTGACGCCCCGTACCGCCGGCTTCAGCATGTTCGATACCTCCGCGATGACACAGGCCTCGACCCTCTGGACCATGGCGATGATGTTCATCGGTGGCGGGAGTGGCTCGACGGCCAGTGGCATCAAGATCACCACCTTCGTGGTGCTGCTGCTGACCACTCGCGCCTTCCTGCGCCAGAGACACTCACCGACCCTGCATGGCCGCCGTATCGGAGACGAGACTGTCTTCAAGGCCATCGCCGTGGCCTTGGCCGGCATGCTGTTGATCTTCAGCATGCTGTTCGGGCTGACCATCACCGACCCCGACCACGACTTCCGGTCGTTGGCCTTCGAGACGGTCTCGGCGTTCGGCACCGTGGGACTGAGCCTGGGGGTGACGCCGGAGCTTTCCGCTCCCGGACAGTGGTTGATCATCATCACCATGTTGCTGGGACGCACCGGCCCGCTGGCACTGGGTTACCTGCTGGCGACCCGCAGCCGTCCCGGCGTCAGCTATGCACGCACCGAACTCTCCATCGGCTAG
- a CDS encoding potassium channel family protein, with protein MHRQFAVIGLGYFGSTVARELRRHDHEVLGVDLDEKRLNAMADLLNQAVIADPTDEHALRELGLEQFDAVLIDLADSMEQSLICALLAKELGARELWVKATSDAHHKLLSRLGVDHIVHPEYDLGVRVAESLAYHAMVDFIHLGDHQFVVELEVSERLCDDCQQLDQLPIDEDISVIALRKGATLDRKPSGSTRLSAGDHLVLIGELSALRKLGAHL; from the coding sequence ATGCATCGTCAATTCGCGGTGATCGGACTGGGGTATTTCGGCAGTACCGTCGCGCGGGAGCTCAGGCGCCACGACCATGAAGTGCTCGGCGTGGATCTCGATGAGAAACGTCTCAATGCCATGGCGGACCTGCTCAATCAGGCCGTCATTGCCGACCCGACCGATGAGCATGCCCTGCGTGAGCTTGGCCTCGAACAGTTCGACGCCGTGTTGATCGATCTGGCCGACTCGATGGAGCAGAGCCTGATCTGCGCGCTGCTGGCCAAGGAACTCGGTGCCAGGGAACTGTGGGTCAAGGCGACCTCGGATGCGCATCACAAGCTGCTCAGCCGTCTGGGCGTGGACCACATCGTGCACCCGGAGTACGACCTGGGCGTGCGGGTGGCGGAAAGCCTCGCCTATCACGCCATGGTCGACTTCATCCACCTGGGCGATCACCAGTTCGTGGTCGAGCTGGAGGTCAGCGAGCGTCTGTGCGATGACTGCCAACAGCTCGATCAGCTCCCCATCGATGAGGACATCAGCGTGATCGCCTTGCGCAAGGGCGCGACACTCGATCGCAAGCCTTCCGGCAGTACGCGGCTGTCCGCTGGCGATCATCTGGTACTGATCGGCGAACTGAGCGCACTGCGCAAGCTGGGGGCCCATCTGTGA
- a CDS encoding sodium-dependent transporter, giving the protein MTARQQPKNLWISRWGFILAATGSAVGLGNIWKFPYITGEYGGGAFVLVYLACILAVGVPVMMAEIAFGRRGRGSPIEAIANLAREAGASPLWKVFGWMAMLAGFMILSFYVVVAGWSFSYLWKMASGSLSGHGVAELGGIFEAGNANPWALGGWATLVTVVTMLIVGRGVQEGVEKSVRWMMPGMVIMLLIMIGYALTSGNFSAGFHFLFDFDVSRLSSEGVLAALGHAFFTLSLASGAILTYGSYLPSGTSIARTTFTVAIADTLVALMAGLAIFPIIFANGMDPSSGPGLIFMSLPVAFNQMPFGQLFGVLFFAMLSIAALTSAISMIEATVAWLSENRNMSRTKASWLAGSVLWLVAMFAMLSFNLGADWTLAGKHFFDWLDYLTSRWMMPIGGIAMALLAGFVFKSSMLRDELDLSEGGYRIWLFMIRYVSPICIVAIFIDALGVAALSLEDWPYFLGAIVLACGAGETLSPRLRGPRVA; this is encoded by the coding sequence ATGACGGCAAGACAGCAACCCAAGAATCTCTGGATCAGTCGCTGGGGGTTCATCCTTGCAGCTACCGGTTCCGCGGTAGGGCTGGGCAATATCTGGAAGTTTCCCTATATCACCGGTGAATATGGCGGAGGCGCCTTCGTGCTGGTGTATCTGGCCTGCATTCTCGCCGTGGGCGTGCCCGTGATGATGGCGGAGATCGCCTTCGGGCGTCGTGGTCGCGGCAGCCCCATCGAGGCGATCGCCAACCTGGCCCGGGAAGCGGGGGCCAGCCCGCTGTGGAAGGTCTTCGGTTGGATGGCGATGCTGGCCGGCTTCATGATCCTGTCGTTCTATGTCGTGGTCGCGGGGTGGTCCTTCAGCTACCTGTGGAAGATGGCCAGCGGGTCGCTGTCCGGACATGGCGTCGCTGAGCTGGGCGGTATCTTCGAGGCTGGCAACGCCAATCCCTGGGCACTGGGTGGCTGGGCGACGCTGGTGACGGTAGTGACCATGCTGATCGTCGGGCGTGGCGTGCAGGAGGGGGTCGAGAAGAGCGTGCGCTGGATGATGCCGGGCATGGTGATCATGCTGTTGATCATGATCGGCTACGCCCTGACCTCCGGCAACTTCTCGGCAGGCTTCCACTTCCTGTTCGACTTCGATGTCTCCCGATTGAGCAGTGAGGGCGTGCTGGCCGCGCTGGGGCATGCCTTCTTCACCCTGTCGCTGGCCTCCGGCGCCATCCTGACCTACGGCTCCTATCTGCCGTCAGGCACCTCCATCGCTCGCACCACCTTCACGGTCGCGATCGCCGATACGCTGGTGGCGCTGATGGCGGGACTCGCGATCTTCCCGATCATCTTCGCCAATGGCATGGACCCGTCCTCCGGTCCGGGGCTGATCTTCATGAGCCTGCCGGTGGCCTTCAACCAGATGCCCTTCGGTCAGCTGTTCGGGGTACTGTTCTTCGCGATGCTCTCCATTGCCGCCTTGACGTCCGCGATCTCGATGATCGAGGCCACCGTCGCCTGGCTGAGCGAGAACCGCAACATGAGTCGCACCAAGGCATCGTGGCTTGCCGGAAGCGTGTTGTGGCTGGTCGCGATGTTCGCGATGCTGTCCTTCAATCTGGGCGCGGACTGGACCCTGGCCGGCAAGCACTTCTTCGACTGGCTGGATTACCTGACCTCGCGCTGGATGATGCCGATCGGTGGCATCGCCATGGCGCTGCTGGCCGGTTTCGTCTTCAAGAGCAGCATGTTGCGCGATGAGCTGGATCTGAGTGAGGGAGGCTACCGTATCTGGCTGTTCATGATTCGCTATGTCAGCCCGATCTGCATCGTGGCGATCTTCATTGATGCGCTTGGCGTGGCGGCCCTGAGTCTAGAGGACTGGCCGTATTTCCTGGGGGCCATCGTGCTGGCCTGCGGGGCAGGAGAGACGCTGTCACCGCGTCTGCGTGGGCCTCGCGTCGCCTGA
- the lapB gene encoding lipopolysaccharide assembly protein LapB — protein MPDLILLGLLMAAIAIGFWLGRRDRRPTTQTPAPATLSRDYFVGLNHLLNEQPDRAIETFVQALEVNSDTVDTHIALGNLYRSRGEVDRAVKIHQNLLARPALDSEQGERVQLELARDFMRSGVYDRAEKLLETLLKQAQHDDHRRAGRRLLIDLLEREREWEAALEVAHPILRQEGGIRRAAAHWHCELAALDILEGSQAVARKRLKQALSTDEKCVRANWMLAEIEYEHANYKQSIRLLQRIPRQDTGFTPIILEPLGKAFHMLDDESGLVRYLQQEVERGPYTTTVVSLAQLIERREGVEAAVSFASEQLHRHPSLRGVDYLLDLYLLDADERETQRFSLLKRHTQQLIEARPRHRCHRCGFEASMLLWQCPKCRHWGTVKPITGLEGE, from the coding sequence ATGCCTGACCTGATACTGCTGGGACTGCTGATGGCCGCCATTGCCATCGGGTTCTGGCTGGGGCGACGTGATCGTCGCCCCACTACGCAAACTCCCGCCCCTGCCACCTTGTCCCGCGACTATTTCGTTGGCCTCAATCATCTGCTCAACGAGCAGCCTGATCGCGCCATCGAAACCTTCGTACAGGCCTTGGAAGTCAACAGCGACACGGTCGATACCCACATCGCGCTGGGTAACCTGTACCGCAGTCGCGGGGAGGTCGACCGCGCCGTCAAGATCCACCAGAATCTGCTGGCACGCCCGGCCCTCGACAGCGAGCAGGGCGAACGCGTACAGCTGGAACTGGCCCGCGACTTCATGCGCAGCGGTGTCTACGACCGCGCCGAGAAGCTGCTGGAAACCCTCCTCAAGCAGGCCCAGCACGATGACCATCGTCGCGCTGGCCGACGCCTCCTGATCGACCTGCTCGAGCGTGAGCGAGAATGGGAGGCTGCCCTCGAGGTCGCGCACCCCATCCTGCGTCAGGAAGGTGGCATCCGACGCGCCGCCGCCCACTGGCACTGCGAACTGGCGGCCCTCGATATCCTCGAAGGCAGTCAGGCGGTGGCGCGCAAGCGCCTCAAGCAGGCACTCTCCACGGATGAGAAATGTGTGCGCGCCAACTGGATGCTGGCCGAGATCGAATACGAGCATGCCAACTACAAGCAGAGCATTCGCCTGCTGCAGCGCATTCCGCGTCAGGACACCGGTTTCACTCCCATCATTCTCGAACCGCTCGGCAAGGCATTCCACATGCTGGACGACGAAAGCGGACTGGTGCGCTATCTGCAGCAGGAAGTCGAGCGCGGCCCCTATACCACCACGGTGGTCAGTCTCGCCCAGTTGATCGAGCGCCGGGAAGGAGTCGAGGCCGCTGTCAGCTTCGCCAGCGAGCAATTGCATCGCCACCCCAGCCTGCGGGGCGTCGACTATCTGCTCGACCTGTACCTGCTGGATGCCGATGAGCGCGAGACCCAGCGCTTCAGCCTGCTCAAGCGCCATACCCAGCAGCTGATCGAGGCACGCCCTCGCCATCGCTGCCACCGCTGCGGATTCGAGGCCTCGATGCTGCTGTGGCAATGCCCGAAATGTCGCCACTGGGGTACCGTCAAGCCGATCACCGGACTGGAAGGCGAATGA
- a CDS encoding lipopolysaccharide assembly protein LapA domain-containing protein, with the protein MRWLKGLVLAVILLIVLLVGILFAVHNQQTVPLDLIWLELPAASLSMWLLFSLAIGVVLGMIAMTGMYLRLRTLLTRAQRRNQQQRKELDQLRIQEIKEVA; encoded by the coding sequence ATGCGCTGGCTAAAAGGTCTCGTTCTGGCCGTGATCCTGCTGATCGTTCTGCTGGTCGGCATCCTGTTTGCCGTTCACAACCAGCAAACCGTGCCTCTCGACCTCATCTGGCTCGAGCTGCCGGCTGCCTCACTTTCCATGTGGCTGCTGTTTTCACTGGCCATCGGCGTCGTGCTCGGCATGATCGCCATGACCGGCATGTATCTGCGCCTGCGCACGCTGTTGACCCGCGCGCAGCGCCGCAACCAGCAGCAACGCAAGGAACTGGACCAGCTGCGCATCCAGGAGATCAAGGAAGTGGCATAA
- a CDS encoding integration host factor subunit beta — MTKSELIEQIAMRQPELSLKDVEAAVRIILDDVTDALAHGGRVEIRGFGSFSLHYREPRLGRNPKTGEPVQLDGKFVPHFKPGKELREQVDASRALGY, encoded by the coding sequence ATGACCAAGTCCGAGCTGATCGAACAGATAGCCATGCGACAGCCTGAGTTGTCGCTCAAGGATGTAGAAGCCGCCGTTCGCATCATCCTCGATGATGTCACTGATGCGCTGGCCCACGGGGGGCGCGTGGAGATTCGCGGGTTCGGCAGCTTCTCGCTGCACTACCGTGAGCCGCGTCTGGGACGCAACCCGAAGACCGGAGAGCCCGTCCAGCTGGACGGCAAGTTCGTCCCGCACTTCAAACCGGGCAAGGAACTGCGCGAACAGGTCGATGCCAGCCGCGCGCTCGGCTACTGA
- a CDS encoding FAD assembly factor SdhE — MDEMIRKRLHWHSRRGMWELDLLLLPFLEQRFDALSEQDKALYVELLAEEDQDLFVWLMKRDPCGNEDYQRLIDMVIANAEHGERDQFKGL; from the coding sequence ATGGATGAGATGATTCGCAAGCGCCTTCACTGGCACTCCCGCCGCGGCATGTGGGAACTCGATCTGCTGCTGTTGCCTTTTCTCGAGCAGCGCTTCGATGCGTTGAGTGAGCAGGACAAGGCCCTCTACGTGGAACTGCTCGCGGAAGAGGATCAGGATCTCTTCGTGTGGCTGATGAAGCGGGATCCGTGTGGCAATGAGGACTATCAGCGCCTGATCGACATGGTGATCGCCAATGCAGAACATGGCGAACGCGATCAGTTCAAGGGCCTCTGA
- the nadB gene encoding L-aspartate oxidase — protein sequence MSTAHDITATSDHDVLIVGGGAAGLTLALSLANQPSSASRSRRVTLLRPAREAQGASRWAQGGIAAVLAPEDDVESHVADTLIAGDGLCNERAVRFTVGHSREAIEWLIGLGVPFTPAEADASYPYHLTREGGHGRRRIIHAADATGRALLDTLSQHVESHPAIEVLDDLLAVDIEVKGAQVAGLRVIDGTGQQRLLTVRDLVLATGGASGLFAHATSPSASVGDGMAMAVRAGASLMNLEFQQFHPTCLYDPAGTPFLISEAVRGEGGLLKRPDGHRFMLDHDPRLELAPRDVVARAILAEMRAHGLDHVHLDISALGSAAIHHHFPTILAHCRERGIDITRAPIPVVPAAHYSCGGIATELNGASDLAGLWAIGEVACTGLHGANRMASNSLLECLVQARACGEALTEGESAPDTWPVAQALTTSMLPERGQLPPRQQALLTRLKDRHALWQHVMCLENREADERLTALRRLMSLQAGIERSQQGLEAALDQMAAWLACEPPHSSERAHSSELSRQGRHSGASAGVTHLALYQALTLAPLLLISAHQRHESRGLHFVRDYPMPAPRARDSVIHLR from the coding sequence ATGAGCACAGCGCATGACATCACTGCCACCAGTGACCACGATGTCCTGATCGTGGGCGGCGGTGCGGCCGGCCTGACCCTTGCGCTCAGCCTGGCCAATCAGCCGTCATCCGCGTCGCGCTCGCGCCGCGTGACGCTGCTGCGTCCGGCGCGGGAGGCCCAGGGCGCCAGCCGCTGGGCTCAGGGCGGCATCGCGGCGGTACTGGCCCCGGAGGATGACGTGGAATCGCATGTCGCCGATACGCTGATCGCGGGGGACGGCCTGTGCAACGAGCGAGCGGTGCGCTTTACCGTCGGACATTCCCGCGAGGCCATCGAGTGGTTGATCGGGCTTGGCGTCCCCTTCACGCCAGCCGAAGCCGATGCCAGCTATCCCTATCACCTCACCCGGGAAGGCGGCCACGGCCGGCGACGCATCATCCATGCGGCCGACGCCACGGGGCGGGCGCTGCTGGATACGCTCAGTCAGCATGTCGAGTCACATCCTGCCATCGAGGTGCTCGATGACCTGCTCGCCGTGGACATCGAGGTGAAGGGGGCCCAGGTCGCGGGACTGCGGGTCATCGATGGCACCGGCCAGCAACGCTTGCTGACGGTACGCGACCTGGTATTGGCCACGGGCGGTGCCAGCGGCCTGTTTGCGCATGCCACCAGCCCCAGCGCCAGCGTCGGGGATGGCATGGCGATGGCCGTGCGTGCCGGTGCCAGCCTGATGAATCTGGAGTTCCAGCAGTTTCACCCCACCTGTCTGTACGACCCGGCCGGAACGCCGTTCCTGATCTCGGAAGCCGTGCGCGGCGAAGGTGGCCTGTTGAAGCGCCCCGATGGCCATCGCTTCATGCTGGATCACGACCCTCGCCTGGAGCTGGCACCACGCGACGTGGTGGCGCGCGCCATCCTCGCCGAGATGCGCGCTCACGGGCTGGATCACGTCCATCTCGATATCAGTGCGCTGGGTTCCGCGGCCATCCATCATCACTTCCCGACCATCCTGGCGCATTGCCGGGAGCGTGGCATCGACATCACCCGAGCCCCGATTCCCGTGGTACCGGCAGCACATTACAGCTGCGGCGGAATCGCCACCGAATTGAATGGCGCGAGTGATCTGGCAGGACTGTGGGCCATCGGCGAAGTGGCCTGTACAGGGCTTCACGGGGCCAACCGCATGGCCAGCAACTCATTGCTGGAATGCCTGGTGCAGGCGCGCGCCTGCGGCGAGGCGCTCACCGAGGGCGAATCGGCGCCCGACACCTGGCCAGTGGCGCAGGCGCTCACAACGAGCATGCTGCCTGAACGAGGACAGCTGCCTCCCCGCCAGCAGGCACTATTGACCCGACTGAAAGACAGGCATGCACTCTGGCAGCACGTGATGTGCCTGGAGAATCGCGAAGCGGATGAGCGGCTCACGGCGTTGCGGCGCCTGATGAGCCTGCAGGCAGGCATCGAGCGTAGCCAGCAGGGACTGGAAGCGGCACTGGATCAGATGGCGGCCTGGCTGGCCTGTGAGCCCCCTCATTCGTCAGAGCGCGCTCATTCCTCTGAACTCTCCCGGCAAGGCAGGCACTCAGGGGCCAGCGCAGGTGTCACTCACCTGGCCCTGTATCAGGCGCTGACTCTGGCGCCGCTGTTGTTGATCAGCGCTCACCAACGTCATGAATCACGTGGGCTCCACTTCGTGCGCGATTACCCCATGCCGGCACCGCGTGCACGTGACAGCGTGATTCACCTCAGATGA